In the Solanum pennellii chromosome 5, SPENNV200 genome, one interval contains:
- the LOC107018953 gene encoding methanol O-anthraniloyltransferase-like: protein MARMAHNTMPISVTHDKPKLVVPSIVTPHEIKQLSEIDDQGSIRFHVSVLMFYKYNSSMEGKDPAKIIKNGLSKTLVFYYPLAGRLIEGPNKKLMVNCNGEGVLFIEADANVELEKLGDSIKPPCPYLDLLLHNVPGSDGMIGCPLLLIQVTRFICGGFAVGFRVNHTMMDAYGIKLFLNALSELIQGASTPSILPVWQRDILSARSPPSITCTHHEFDEQIESKIAWESIEDKLIQQSFFFGNKEMEVIKNQLPPNYGCTKFELLVAFLWKCRTIALDLHPEEIVHLTYLINIRRKLLNFELPSGYYGNAFITPTAISKAGLLCSNPLTYAIEMIKKLKDHMNEEYIKSVTDLIVIKGRPELSKSWNFIISDNRSGGFDKCDFGWGEPIFGGVPKAVSLISFGVPVKNESGEKGILIAISLPPLAMKKFQEVVYNLTLRNMEGVNIISKM, encoded by the exons ATGGCACGTATGGCACATAATACTATGCCAATTTCAGTTACACATGACAAGCCAAAATTAGTTGTTCCATCAATTGTAACACCTCATGAGATAAAACAGCTTTCTGAAATAGATGATCAAGGGAGTATTCGTTTCCATGTTTCTGTattaatgttttataaatataattcttCAATGGAAGGTAAAGATCCagcaaaaattattaaaaacgGATTATCTAAAACACTTGTATTTTATTATCCATTAGCTGGTAGACTCATTGAAGGGCCTAATAAAAAGCTTATGGTAAATTGCAATGGTGAAGGAGTCTTGTTTATTGAAGCTGATGCTAATGTGGAGCTTGAAAAATTAGGTGACTCTATTAAACCACCATGTCCATATTTGGATTTACTACTTCACAATGTTCCTGGTTCTGATGGAATGATTGGTTGCCCTCTTTTGCTAATTCAG GTGACTCGTTTTATTTGTGGTGGATTTGCTGTTGGATTTAGAGTTAATCACACAATGATGGATGCATATGGTATCAAATTGTTTCTAAATGCATTAAGTGAATTAATTCAAGGAGCTTCAACACCTTCGATATTACCTGTATGGCAAAGGGATATACTAAGTGCTAGATCACCACCATCCATTACATGTACTCACCATGAGTTTGATGAGCAAATTGAATCAAAAATTGCATGGGAATCAATTGAAGACAAGTTGATACAACAATCATTTTTCTTTGGAAATAAGGAGATGGAAGTCATTAAAAATCAACTTCCTCCAAATTATGGATGTACGAAATTCGAGTTGTTAGTGGCATTTTTATGGAAATGTCGTACCATTGCTCTTGATTTGCACCCTGAAGAAATAGTTCATTTGACATATCTTATTAATATACGCAGAAAGTTACTCAACTTTGAACTACCATCCGGATATTATGGGAATGCATTTATTACTCCAACTGCGATATCGAAAGCAGGATTGTTATGTTCAAATCCATTGACATATGCAATTGAAATGATCAAGAAACTTAAAGATCATATGAATGAAGAGTACATTAAATCAGTAACAGATTTAATTGTAATTAAAGGGAGACCAGAGTTATCAAAATCTTggaatttcattatttcagataATAGATCTGGTGGTTTTGATAAATGTGATTTTGGATGGGGAGAGCCTATTTTTGGCGGAGTTCCTAAAGCTGTATCTTTAATTAGTTTTGGTGTGCCTGTTAAAAATGAAAGTGGTGAAAAGGGTATTTTGATAGCCATAAGTTTGCCTCCTCTTGCTATGAAAAAATTTCAAGAGGTTGTGTATAACTTGACTTTAAGAAATATGGAAGGAGTtaacataatttcaaaaatgtAG